AATCGTTTCCTGGGCTTGCTGGCTCATTCTGTGGATACAGGGCCCTTCCATTGGGAAGTCTGACTGCTCCGGGTTATCGCCCGCCAGAACGAGTCGAACAACCGCGACGCTGTCTCCGCTTTTCCGATGCCGGATCAAGGCATGAGCCGAGCGCGGATCGTAAGCATCATGCTCCCTTTTGTCGGGAAATTGCATCGGGTTTTCAAAGGCTCTGTCGATACAGTAGACCTGGTACCGGACTTCAAAGACTTTATTGACCAATTCCTCGGTGGTGGCGACCTCAATCTCGAAAAAGGACTTGAAGAGGCCGCTGAGGTTCTCGGTTTCCCCTGAGGCTGTTGGATTTTGTCCATCGTTATGAAATGGAGAGTATGCAGGCATGAGCAAGTCCTCCAATCTTTCCTTGCGGGAAGTGTTGTTCCGCATAGGTCATGTCGATTGAAAGTCCGCCGGAACAGCCAGGGGCGGGCTATTGGGTACCCAGGTAAAAAGCGTAGTTGAAGTTTGTGGGCTAAGCCATTCTGTCAGTGGACTTCCCCCGATACGCATGACACGCCCCAGCCCCAAACGGAGCCCACTTCAAAGGCCTCGAACCGGTGCAACTCGTCAGTCAGGATTACGTACGTTGCCGTTTCAGCCGGTACATGTTGTCATCAGCATGGTTCAACAGGGTGCCGGCGTCCTCCCCGTCCGCTGGATAACAGGCCACGCCGATACTGCAGGACGGCGTTTTGATATTGCCGAATTCGGCACCCAGGGGCACGGTTACGGCTGCGATGATTTGTTCCACCTTTTTTGAAACGGCTTCCGCCGACTGGATGTCCGTCAACAGCACAGTGAATTCATCGCCACCCATCCGGGCCACCGTGTCCGTCTCTCGAACGCAGCCTTCCAGCCGTCCGGCAATCATGCAGAGCACTCGATCACCCATGGCATGTCCATGGGTATCATTGATGCGCTTGAAGTCATTGAGATCCAGAAACAGCAAAGCCAGGCTGCTCTGGTGACGATGGGCTGCGCGTATGGCTGACTCAAGTCGATCATGGAACAATGATCGGTTGGTAAGCCCTGTCAATGGGTCGTGATGGGCGAGGAAACGCAGTTTCTCCTCGGCCTGCCTCAGGGCCGTTACATCCCGCGCTACACCGATCCGCACACCGTCCTCTTCGGATAAACGGGCAGACCAGAGGATGTATACAATAGTGCCATCTCTGTGGATGTAACGGTTACAGAAGTCATTGTGGGACTGACCGTCCATAACTCGAACAATGGACGCTCGTGTGACCCCCAGGTCATCTGGATGCACATAGTCGGTGATCAGTGTGCCCGTCAGCTCATCGGCACGATACCCGAGCAGTCCCTCACACGAATCGCTCACAAAGACGATCTGGTCGTTCTGATCGACTACAAAGACAGCGTCCAGCAACAAATTGGTCAGTTTGGGGTAAAGCGCTTTCAGATCAACGGGCATAGTTCAGGGAGATTTGGTGATTCATAGAGGTCAAGTATCGTCCAGCGGGTGCAACAGGTTGTCGAAAAATCGCCTGTGTGGCCGGGCCTTCACGGAAAACATGGGTTCGCGCAATTCTCCAACGGACCTCTCCTTTCTTTGACGCTTTTTCTTTCTTGGAGGCTTCTTCATATAATTGCATAGCGCTGGGCGCGGCGGGTAATTTTTTGTTGCACTGCGCCAAAAGATTGGTCCGGCTGAGGCTAATTGATACTGAATGAGCCTTCTCCCCAGCTCAGCGGTGGCCCGCTAAGCTGGAAGGCGAGGCATTGCAGTGCTGCCGATGGTCGGAAGTTAGACGTCCTTTGAACGAGTTTTTTACCGCACCTAAAGCAACCACATTACGCTGGGAACCCCTAAACCAACGCCCCATTAACAATA
Above is a genomic segment from Marinobacter panjinensis containing:
- a CDS encoding sensor domain-containing diguanylate cyclase, whose product is MPVDLKALYPKLTNLLLDAVFVVDQNDQIVFVSDSCEGLLGYRADELTGTLITDYVHPDDLGVTRASIVRVMDGQSHNDFCNRYIHRDGTIVYILWSARLSEEDGVRIGVARDVTALRQAEEKLRFLAHHDPLTGLTNRSLFHDRLESAIRAAHRHQSSLALLFLDLNDFKRINDTHGHAMGDRVLCMIAGRLEGCVRETDTVARMGGDEFTVLLTDIQSAEAVSKKVEQIIAAVTVPLGAEFGNIKTPSCSIGVACYPADGEDAGTLLNHADDNMYRLKRQRT